One stretch of Rosistilla oblonga DNA includes these proteins:
- a CDS encoding helix-turn-helix domain-containing protein gives MANKFIPLEEAAQLLGIPTEKLVEMRSSGDVRAFKDGASWKFPKDEIDRLLADGIEGDSGIYTGFGISDDDEGSSILVTEQGAGSGSRIIGGNSSPSDSSDLEIGGEPEGQGSDVALVARSNDDAGSDSDVQIIANELKLESDDSAIDSGASEESAADKISLSLADDSMGDLELASPEQSPAADDEVDLSLDLSLADDSPSDGGNIDLSLADDGGSDMGDVDLSLAEPATGGSDLDLNFDDVAGSGQGDSAIHPPEISLGADSDADDSIGDLGLMEDSDDEIDLSDPPVKSGSNRGGDDVLSELDLLGVDQGGSGSLISGDSEPSLLGDLDMESALSGISDIDDALNDDDDLVISGDDDDLVLGGAGSDISVVGDSGINLMSPSDSGLSLESEPLDLAGSSISALDLGGDGSGVTPGSGPGSSGRSAGGSGSLVDFKADEEFQLSPSGIGLEADDDSASQVIEVEESDAFGAAMDLGDAGFVDPSTGDGRGWAERNELLADDAQGIDEAGLVADGVEEDLIVANAPVQQAAAVAPGYEVPFSVWNVSALAGILVMMSVGGMMTTDLVRNLWTYSETTSPISSLTETILSALGMNG, from the coding sequence ATGGCAAACAAATTCATCCCCCTCGAAGAAGCTGCACAGCTGTTGGGCATTCCAACCGAAAAGCTGGTTGAAATGCGTTCCAGTGGAGATGTCCGTGCCTTTAAGGATGGAGCCAGTTGGAAGTTTCCCAAGGACGAGATCGACCGCCTGTTGGCCGATGGGATCGAAGGCGATTCGGGGATCTACACCGGATTTGGCATCAGCGACGACGATGAGGGATCGTCGATCCTCGTCACCGAACAAGGCGCCGGGTCGGGCAGCCGAATCATTGGCGGCAACAGCTCGCCATCGGACAGCAGCGATTTGGAAATCGGCGGTGAACCCGAAGGGCAGGGGAGCGACGTCGCGTTGGTCGCTCGATCCAACGACGATGCCGGCAGCGACAGCGATGTGCAAATCATCGCCAACGAACTAAAGCTCGAAAGCGACGACTCGGCCATCGACAGCGGAGCTTCCGAAGAGAGCGCCGCCGATAAGATCAGCTTGAGCCTCGCCGACGATTCGATGGGCGACCTGGAACTGGCAAGCCCAGAACAATCTCCCGCCGCCGACGACGAAGTCGACTTGAGCCTCGATCTCAGCCTCGCCGACGACAGTCCTTCCGATGGCGGTAACATCGATCTCAGCCTCGCCGACGACGGCGGCAGCGACATGGGCGACGTCGACCTCTCGCTTGCCGAACCGGCGACCGGCGGCAGCGATCTGGACCTGAACTTCGACGACGTGGCCGGATCGGGACAGGGCGACAGCGCCATCCATCCCCCGGAGATTTCACTGGGGGCCGACAGCGACGCCGACGACTCGATTGGCGACCTGGGACTGATGGAGGACAGCGACGACGAGATCGACCTCTCCGACCCTCCCGTAAAAAGCGGTTCCAATCGAGGTGGCGACGATGTCCTCTCCGAACTCGACCTCCTGGGCGTCGATCAAGGCGGTTCGGGCAGCCTGATCAGCGGCGATAGCGAACCTTCGCTGCTGGGCGACCTGGACATGGAGTCGGCTCTTTCGGGCATCTCCGATATCGATGACGCCCTAAACGACGACGATGACTTGGTCATCTCCGGCGACGACGACGACTTGGTTCTCGGCGGCGCGGGGAGCGACATTTCGGTCGTCGGCGACAGCGGTATCAATCTGATGAGCCCTTCGGACAGCGGTCTGTCGCTGGAAAGCGAACCGTTGGACCTGGCCGGATCGAGCATTTCGGCACTGGATCTCGGCGGCGACGGCAGCGGCGTGACTCCCGGTTCGGGACCTGGCAGCAGCGGTCGATCGGCCGGTGGCAGCGGATCGCTTGTCGATTTCAAAGCGGACGAGGAGTTTCAGCTTTCGCCATCGGGAATCGGCCTGGAAGCCGACGACGATAGCGCTTCCCAAGTGATCGAAGTCGAAGAGTCCGACGCCTTTGGTGCCGCGATGGACCTCGGCGACGCTGGCTTTGTCGATCCGTCCACCGGGGACGGCCGCGGCTGGGCCGAACGAAACGAATTGCTAGCGGATGACGCGCAGGGGATCGACGAAGCTGGCCTGGTTGCCGACGGCGTCGAAGAGGATCTGATCGTCGCCAACGCTCCGGTACAACAAGCCGCCGCGGTGGCCCCCGGATATGAAGTCCCCTTCTCGGTCTGGAACGTTTCCGCCTTAGCCGGCATCCTGGTGATGATGAGCGTCGGTGGGATGATGACGACCGACCTGGTCCGCAATCTCTGGACCTACAGCGAAACGACAAGCCCGATCAGTTCGTTGACCGAAACGATCTTGAGTGCATTGGGCATGAACGGCTAA
- a CDS encoding HD domain-containing protein gives MASPKLRYAIAWEAARLLYDHEESEYYRAKLKAARRVQKSWVKPADLPSNAEIRDQVQMMARMHEGDLGHSQRLHKMRLRALWWMRQLQAFHPYLIGSVLTGHVRDGSDIDIHVFASNPQSILLHVEETGSGCQMERKRVRKDGEERVFTHIHLRDEFPVELTVYHPSLIGHRFKSSITGKAIERASLPQLQRLIELEHGQGIDQQDHALEEAECQVDRFQLYESLLWPLENVKQNLKYHPEGDALYHSLQVFEHARDEMPYDEDFLLAALLHDVGKAIDPQDHVAAGLEALDGFIQPRTAWLIEHHMLAHQLRDRTLGARARRRLVEHPWHDDLVSLSDADRLGRQQGVQVDDVGDALDYIRSLETMFG, from the coding sequence ATGGCATCACCCAAATTGCGTTATGCAATCGCTTGGGAAGCAGCTCGGCTGCTGTACGATCACGAAGAATCCGAATACTACCGAGCCAAGCTGAAGGCGGCGCGGCGGGTTCAGAAATCTTGGGTCAAACCGGCCGATCTGCCTAGCAATGCGGAGATCCGCGACCAGGTCCAGATGATGGCGCGGATGCACGAAGGCGATCTCGGGCATTCCCAGCGACTGCACAAGATGCGGCTGCGAGCTCTGTGGTGGATGCGTCAGTTGCAGGCGTTCCATCCCTATCTGATCGGCAGCGTGCTGACCGGGCACGTCCGCGATGGTTCGGACATCGACATCCATGTCTTCGCCAGCAATCCGCAGTCGATCTTGCTGCACGTCGAAGAGACGGGGAGCGGTTGCCAGATGGAACGCAAGCGAGTTCGCAAGGATGGCGAGGAACGCGTCTTCACGCACATCCATCTCCGCGACGAATTTCCCGTCGAACTGACGGTCTACCATCCGTCGCTGATCGGCCATCGTTTTAAGAGTTCGATCACGGGGAAGGCGATCGAGCGGGCCAGCCTACCGCAGTTGCAGCGGTTGATCGAACTGGAGCACGGCCAGGGGATCGACCAGCAGGATCATGCGTTGGAGGAAGCCGAATGCCAAGTCGATCGGTTTCAGTTGTACGAGTCGTTGTTGTGGCCGCTGGAGAACGTCAAGCAGAATCTGAAGTATCATCCCGAGGGGGACGCGCTTTATCACAGCTTGCAAGTCTTCGAACACGCTCGCGATGAGATGCCTTACGACGAGGACTTTCTATTGGCGGCGCTGCTGCACGACGTTGGCAAGGCGATCGATCCGCAGGACCATGTGGCTGCGGGGCTCGAAGCGCTCGACGGATTTATCCAACCGCGGACCGCTTGGTTGATCGAGCACCACATGTTGGCTCACCAGTTGCGCGATCGAACACTCGGCGCCAGAGCGCGTCGCCGGTTGGTGGAACATCCCTGGCACGACGACTTGGTGTCGCTATCGGATGCCGACCGGCTGGGGCGCCAGCAGGGAGTGCAGGTGGATGATGTCGGCGATGCGCTCGACTATATCCGTAGTCTGGAAACGATGTTTGGCTAG
- a CDS encoding CRTAC1 family protein, with protein MRTLVVSTLILLSIGCSRSTPDPQPSKDEVSDPIETIQLDDVTAGSGVQFMYRHGGLETTNSILEALGGGVGVLDYDRDGHCDIFFPGGGVLAAGETPGPRPSGLFRQHSAFQFDDVSDDASIASSQFYTHGCAVGDFDNDGFDDLLVTGYGGLQLFQNQGDGTFRETHVDRGLSDSLWSSSAAWGDLDGDGNLDLYVVHYVDWSWENDPDCTDSSGVADICPPRSFSGVDDVLYMANGDGTFRDASEEMGLVPGGKGLGVTVADLDLDGDLDVYVANDTVDNFYYVNDGNAKLSETGTIAGLATDDRGVPNGSMGVAVLDFNRDQRPDLWVANYENESFALYRNDASNVFTHASQSAGIYRLNSTNVGFGTVACDIDRDGDEDLVVSNGHVIKRPTSGLVKQKPILLQNEGNSFQRVAFAEDDYFGQSHLGRGLASADFDNNGMLDFVFSHNNADAALIRNRTSCETHWLGVRLIGRRSNRSAIGAKIYLQTSAGPQFRTLAGGGSYLSHCDPRVLLGIPAGATAESLRVVWPSGAEQQIEIDQLDRYIDVIEPADAAN; from the coding sequence GTGCGAACACTTGTCGTTTCAACGCTGATCCTGCTGTCGATTGGATGCTCGCGATCGACACCCGATCCCCAACCCAGCAAGGATGAAGTCAGCGATCCTATCGAGACGATTCAGTTGGATGACGTTACGGCCGGTAGCGGTGTCCAGTTTATGTATCGTCATGGTGGGCTGGAGACGACCAATAGTATCCTGGAGGCGTTGGGCGGCGGCGTGGGGGTCTTGGATTACGACCGCGACGGGCACTGCGATATCTTTTTTCCCGGTGGTGGAGTGTTGGCCGCCGGTGAAACACCGGGCCCGCGACCAAGCGGATTGTTTCGCCAGCATTCAGCGTTTCAGTTCGACGATGTGTCGGATGATGCATCGATCGCATCGTCCCAGTTCTATACTCACGGTTGCGCGGTCGGCGACTTCGATAACGATGGTTTCGACGATCTGTTGGTAACCGGTTACGGCGGTCTGCAATTGTTTCAAAACCAAGGGGACGGAACCTTTCGCGAAACGCATGTCGATCGCGGACTCAGCGATTCGCTGTGGAGCAGCAGTGCGGCGTGGGGCGATCTCGATGGCGATGGCAATCTCGATCTGTACGTTGTCCACTACGTCGATTGGTCGTGGGAAAACGACCCCGATTGCACCGATAGCAGTGGAGTTGCAGACATCTGTCCGCCGCGAAGTTTTTCGGGAGTCGACGATGTTTTGTACATGGCCAATGGCGATGGAACGTTTCGCGATGCGAGCGAGGAGATGGGGCTCGTGCCAGGCGGGAAGGGACTTGGAGTCACCGTCGCCGACCTCGACCTCGACGGCGATCTCGATGTCTACGTCGCCAACGATACTGTCGACAACTTCTATTACGTGAACGATGGTAATGCGAAACTCTCCGAAACCGGCACCATCGCAGGCTTGGCAACCGATGATCGCGGCGTCCCTAACGGAAGCATGGGCGTGGCCGTCTTGGACTTCAATCGCGATCAGCGGCCCGATCTGTGGGTGGCCAATTATGAAAACGAATCCTTTGCGCTCTACCGGAACGACGCGAGCAATGTCTTCACCCATGCCAGCCAGTCGGCCGGGATCTATCGGTTGAATTCGACCAACGTCGGTTTTGGTACAGTTGCTTGCGACATCGATCGCGATGGCGACGAAGACCTTGTCGTCTCCAACGGTCACGTGATCAAGCGTCCCACCAGTGGTCTCGTCAAACAGAAACCGATTCTGCTTCAAAATGAGGGGAATAGCTTTCAGCGAGTCGCGTTTGCTGAGGACGATTACTTCGGCCAATCGCATCTTGGTCGCGGGTTAGCATCGGCCGACTTTGACAACAACGGAATGCTCGATTTTGTCTTCTCGCATAACAACGCCGACGCCGCGTTGATCCGAAACCGAACCTCTTGCGAGACGCATTGGTTGGGAGTCCGGTTGATCGGGCGTCGTTCGAATCGGTCGGCGATCGGTGCCAAGATCTACCTGCAGACATCCGCCGGGCCCCAGTTCCGGACGCTCGCCGGTGGCGGCAGCTATCTGTCGCATTGCGATCCACGCGTTCTGTTGGGGATTCCAGCGGGAGCCACGGCAGAGAGTCTTCGTGTCGTCTGGCCCAGCGGCGCAGAGCAGCAGATCGAAATCGACCAATTGGATCGCTACATCGATGTGATCGAGCCGGCGGATGCGGCAAATTGA
- a CDS encoding tetratricopeptide repeat protein, translating to MSRKNSRVACTAKPASPQQVPGSKRRTAVVGGVVLVLLVLVAYLQGGFALWPLQNARSAMDRRDHASAIEALQLAEFCNGDQVSIDLLRARISLRRGDLAETELQLRRAQQHGANSRDIEREKLLAAALNGELEKIEPELKAWLESPGTDGADICDAYTHGLASQGRLEEAQLLLEAWQTGFPEDPKPHVKRARIGEYALQQDAAEEEYRRALAKQPSYAPAIYSLARLLLERKRPEEALELFQLCHKVSPDTAAAAQIGEARSLVMLGNSDDAREILQQVEDYQPQQVVVAFQRLGFQPDGDPAAFELGKLDSANGDFAAALPRLRRAVSANPHDLDARYALAIALRGQGEQAEAEKEFEYVKTVRQELAKTENLRTSLGTDPTDNEARFQVAMIYLKYQSPKLGIFWLQSVLAQDPRHWGAHDALATYYENNAARSPSFAELARRHRGLANEILAVPSESTSVVVP from the coding sequence ATGAGTAGGAAGAACAGTCGTGTCGCTTGCACCGCCAAACCCGCTTCGCCGCAGCAAGTGCCTGGCAGCAAACGACGTACGGCCGTAGTGGGGGGCGTGGTCCTCGTTCTGCTTGTTCTCGTGGCCTATCTGCAAGGAGGGTTTGCGCTCTGGCCGCTGCAAAATGCTCGCTCGGCGATGGATCGGCGGGATCATGCATCGGCGATCGAGGCGTTGCAGCTTGCGGAGTTTTGCAATGGTGATCAAGTTTCCATCGATCTGCTGAGGGCGAGGATCAGTCTGCGGCGTGGAGATTTGGCGGAGACGGAGTTGCAGCTGCGCCGCGCCCAACAGCACGGGGCAAATTCTCGCGACATCGAACGAGAAAAACTTTTAGCGGCTGCGCTAAATGGGGAGTTGGAGAAGATTGAGCCCGAGTTGAAGGCTTGGCTCGAATCGCCGGGGACCGACGGCGCCGACATCTGCGACGCCTATACCCACGGTTTGGCAAGCCAAGGTCGGCTGGAGGAAGCTCAGTTACTTTTGGAAGCTTGGCAAACGGGGTTTCCCGAAGATCCCAAGCCGCATGTGAAGCGAGCGAGGATTGGCGAATACGCGCTGCAGCAGGACGCGGCGGAAGAGGAGTACCGCCGCGCGTTGGCGAAGCAGCCCAGCTACGCACCGGCGATTTATTCGTTGGCTCGCCTGCTTTTGGAACGCAAGCGGCCCGAGGAGGCGTTGGAGCTTTTTCAGCTTTGTCACAAGGTCTCGCCCGACACTGCCGCTGCGGCGCAAATCGGTGAAGCGAGGTCGCTGGTGATGTTGGGCAACAGCGACGATGCCCGCGAAATTCTCCAGCAGGTTGAAGACTACCAGCCGCAGCAGGTTGTCGTCGCTTTTCAGCGTCTTGGTTTCCAGCCCGATGGCGATCCCGCGGCGTTTGAACTGGGGAAGTTGGATTCCGCAAACGGCGATTTTGCTGCCGCCCTTCCTCGGCTGCGGCGGGCTGTGTCAGCGAATCCTCATGATCTCGATGCGCGTTATGCGTTGGCGATCGCATTGCGGGGGCAAGGTGAGCAAGCCGAGGCGGAGAAGGAGTTCGAATACGTCAAAACCGTCCGGCAGGAGCTTGCGAAAACTGAAAATCTACGGACGTCTCTCGGCACCGACCCGACAGACAACGAGGCGCGGTTTCAGGTGGCGATGATCTATCTAAAGTACCAATCGCCAAAGCTCGGGATCTTTTGGTTGCAGAGTGTGCTCGCTCAGGATCCTCGGCACTGGGGTGCGCACGACGCTTTGGCGACCTACTACGAAAACAATGCCGCTCGCTCGCCATCATTTGCGGAGCTTGCTAGGCGTCATCGTGGATTGGCAAACGAGATTCTCGCTGTCCCATCGGAATCGACATCGGTAGTCGTGCCGTGA
- a CDS encoding DUF1559 domain-containing protein produces the protein MTRLQGPHSSFSIERYLLMKSKREGFTLVELLVVIAIIGILVGLLLPAVQAAREAARRMSCSNNMKNIALAFHNYHDTYKKFPIYTNRFTSSAGTCSHWEGFSAHTMILPFMEQQPLYDQISAMWTTAPQLHEGWRVDPFTTPRRTRIDAFMCPSDGSNSGADTGNCSYAVSEGCALGWTGTNANNNGMFGRETGFERRMADVKDGTSNTVMVAEHLLGDHDNNFYRPGDVVRAIGWTGTNKAWPVTGELYSPGDIETYGQACEAAIANHHSHAGRDWMAPMPTQTVFNTVAPPNWKYPNCQPCSGCGWMDSEGVFPSRSQHPGGAMHGLADGSVRFVAETINGQTYCHLGNRNDGQAISLD, from the coding sequence TTGACCCGGCTGCAAGGGCCACATTCTTCCTTTTCTATTGAGAGATATCTTCTTATGAAAAGCAAACGCGAAGGTTTTACCCTAGTTGAGCTGCTGGTTGTGATTGCAATCATCGGCATTTTGGTTGGGCTGCTGTTGCCAGCAGTCCAAGCTGCTCGCGAAGCAGCCCGGCGTATGAGTTGTTCTAATAACATGAAGAACATTGCGCTCGCGTTCCACAATTACCACGACACGTACAAAAAATTCCCGATTTACACCAACCGCTTCACAAGTAGCGCTGGAACATGCAGCCACTGGGAAGGATTCAGTGCGCACACAATGATCCTGCCCTTCATGGAGCAGCAACCGCTTTATGATCAAATCAGCGCAATGTGGACCACTGCCCCACAATTGCACGAGGGTTGGCGTGTCGACCCGTTCACCACACCACGTCGAACTCGAATCGATGCATTCATGTGCCCGTCGGACGGATCGAATTCCGGTGCAGACACGGGCAACTGCAGCTACGCCGTTAGCGAAGGCTGTGCGTTGGGATGGACCGGAACCAATGCAAACAACAACGGTATGTTTGGTCGCGAAACCGGATTTGAACGTCGGATGGCCGACGTTAAAGACGGAACCTCCAACACCGTGATGGTCGCAGAACATTTGTTGGGAGACCACGACAACAACTTCTATCGCCCCGGCGACGTAGTTCGCGCTATCGGATGGACAGGCACGAATAAGGCTTGGCCAGTAACCGGAGAACTCTACAGCCCAGGTGACATTGAAACCTATGGCCAGGCTTGTGAAGCTGCCATCGCAAACCACCACAGTCACGCTGGTCGGGATTGGATGGCGCCGATGCCAACCCAAACCGTCTTCAACACCGTAGCCCCACCAAACTGGAAATACCCCAACTGCCAGCCCTGTAGCGGTTGCGGATGGATGGACAGCGAAGGCGTCTTTCCTTCGCGAAGCCAGCACCCTGGCGGTGCCATGCACGGCTTGGCCGATGGCTCGGTCCGCTTTGTCGCCGAGACGATCAATGGACAAACGTATTGCCACTTGGGCAATCGTAATGACGGTCAAGCCATCTCGCTCGACTAG
- a CDS encoding neutral/alkaline non-lysosomal ceramidase N-terminal domain-containing protein yields the protein MLRRVPFCLLLIAIAIAPLDATAAEKPTLRAGAAMVDITPPLGELVVGNWVPIPAQHIHDPLHAKCLILDDGKNRIGFVVCDNVGISREIWDEAREQIDRAGAIDGENLLMSATHTHSATRATSEKYRPILVAGIVKAVAEAVENLEPAKIGWGAGEEPSEVFNRRWHIGDERHRRNPFGGVDTVRMNPPSGHPTLIKPAGPVDPEISFISVQSIDGRPISLMANYSLHYVGGMGKGEVSADYFGVFSQRIGELLKASDSDKPFVGILTNGTSGDVNNINFRDRGRPYKPYEKMTEVAHKVADKVIDAHAKIEFQDWVPLSVAHRDLTLKVRKPDAEMQEYFASIKALPEGAKEYHRHQKSYAGRVQRLLEGPDQWDVLLQAVRIGDLTIAAIPFEVFTQIGLDIKEKAPFADAFTIELANGSYGYLPTPAQHKLGGYETWMGTNRVQLDASDRITETLLELMQDLK from the coding sequence ATGTTGCGCCGTGTCCCGTTCTGTCTGTTGTTGATCGCCATCGCGATCGCTCCCCTCGATGCTACCGCCGCGGAAAAGCCGACGTTGCGCGCCGGTGCTGCGATGGTCGATATCACGCCTCCGCTTGGCGAACTCGTCGTCGGCAACTGGGTTCCGATTCCCGCTCAACATATCCACGATCCATTGCACGCGAAGTGTTTGATCCTGGACGACGGCAAGAACCGGATCGGTTTTGTCGTCTGCGACAACGTTGGGATCTCGCGCGAGATCTGGGACGAAGCGCGCGAGCAGATCGATCGAGCCGGTGCGATCGACGGCGAAAATCTGTTGATGTCGGCGACGCACACGCACAGCGCCACGCGAGCGACTTCGGAAAAGTATCGCCCGATTCTGGTTGCCGGAATCGTCAAAGCAGTTGCCGAAGCTGTCGAGAATCTCGAACCCGCCAAAATCGGCTGGGGGGCGGGAGAGGAGCCGTCGGAGGTCTTCAACCGCCGCTGGCACATCGGCGATGAGCGGCACCGTCGCAATCCGTTTGGCGGCGTCGATACGGTTCGCATGAACCCACCCAGCGGTCACCCGACTCTGATCAAGCCGGCGGGCCCCGTCGATCCGGAGATCTCGTTTATCAGCGTCCAATCGATCGACGGCCGTCCGATTTCGCTGATGGCCAATTATTCGCTGCACTACGTTGGCGGCATGGGCAAAGGCGAGGTCTCCGCGGACTACTTTGGCGTCTTTTCCCAGCGGATCGGCGAGCTACTGAAGGCCTCCGATAGCGACAAACCATTTGTTGGTATCCTCACCAACGGGACCAGCGGCGATGTCAACAACATCAACTTCCGCGATCGCGGCCGTCCCTACAAGCCTTATGAAAAGATGACCGAGGTAGCGCACAAAGTGGCCGACAAGGTGATCGATGCGCACGCCAAGATCGAATTCCAGGACTGGGTGCCACTGAGCGTTGCTCACCGCGATCTGACGCTCAAGGTCCGCAAGCCGGACGCCGAGATGCAGGAATACTTTGCATCGATCAAAGCCTTGCCCGAGGGAGCTAAGGAATATCACCGGCATCAGAAAAGTTATGCCGGCCGCGTCCAGCGACTGCTGGAAGGTCCCGATCAATGGGACGTGTTGTTGCAAGCGGTGCGGATCGGCGACCTGACGATCGCCGCGATCCCGTTCGAAGTCTTTACGCAGATCGGATTGGACATCAAAGAGAAGGCTCCCTTTGCGGACGCTTTCACGATCGAACTGGCCAACGGCAGCTACGGTTATCTCCCCACGCCGGCTCAACACAAACTGGGCGGCTACGAAACCTGGATGGGAACCAACCGCGTTCAGTTGGACGCCTCCGACCGAATCACCGAGACTCTGCTAGAATTGATGCAGGACCTGAAATAG
- a CDS encoding calcium-binding protein, with protein MLLMSASCGNAGDIVDNDMPAPNDDMPSCGNDGGHGCGANGHDLFGKTGDDACDIFYDGGQDDGGQDDAGQDDAGQDDAGQDDAGQDDAGQDDAGQDDAGQDDAGQDDAGQDDAGQDDAGQDDVINTIDGTDGHDLLVGGEDADTINGNAGSDLLKGGAGNDTIDGGSGDDLIKGGAGDDKLEGGEGADLLKGEEGDDLVKGGAGNDVLQGGLGDDLIDGGEGNDLADFSGNRDDYSIVDLGNGTLQISGPDGDDLIRSVETLRFSDQTVLVSDILNPTPPVVVEPPVVEPPVAEEPPVVVDPPMVDHPPVVEPPVAEEPPVVVDPPMVDHPPVVEPPVAEEPPVVVDPPMVDHPPVVEPPVAEEPPVVVDPPVVDHPPVVDPPVAEEPPVVVDPPVVAYPPVVEPPVAQEPPVVVDPPVVNHPPVVEPPVAEEPPVVVDPPMVGQPPVEEPPVAEEPPVVVDPPVVNQPPVAEPPVAEEPPVVVDPPMDGYITNGGMDDGSDDGSDDEDEDEYWRNGSERANEYRRNVFEYLKANKRGGSGGDKDNPFGGY; from the coding sequence ATGTTGCTGATGTCGGCTTCCTGCGGAAACGCTGGCGATATCGTCGACAACGACATGCCCGCACCCAACGACGACATGCCTTCGTGTGGCAATGATGGTGGCCACGGTTGTGGTGCCAACGGCCACGATCTGTTCGGCAAAACCGGCGACGACGCGTGCGACATCTTCTACGACGGCGGACAGGACGACGGCGGACAGGACGATGCTGGACAGGACGATGCTGGACAGGACGATGCTGGACAGGACGATGCTGGACAGGACGATGCTGGTCAGGACGATGCTGGTCAGGATGATGCTGGTCAGGATGATGCTGGTCAGGATGATGCTGGTCAGGATGATGCTGGTCAGGATGATGCTGGTCAGGATGACGTCATCAATACGATCGACGGGACCGACGGACACGACTTGTTGGTCGGCGGTGAAGATGCCGACACGATCAATGGCAACGCGGGATCGGATCTGCTCAAGGGTGGCGCTGGCAATGACACGATCGACGGCGGCAGTGGCGACGATCTGATCAAGGGCGGAGCTGGCGATGACAAGCTCGAAGGAGGCGAAGGTGCCGACTTGCTCAAGGGCGAAGAGGGTGATGACCTAGTGAAGGGAGGTGCCGGAAACGATGTCCTCCAAGGCGGCCTTGGCGATGACTTGATCGACGGCGGCGAAGGCAACGACCTCGCCGACTTCAGCGGCAACCGCGACGATTATTCGATCGTCGACCTCGGCAACGGAACGCTGCAGATCAGCGGTCCCGATGGCGATGACCTGATCCGATCTGTCGAAACACTCCGCTTCAGCGATCAGACCGTACTCGTTTCCGACATCCTCAACCCCACACCACCGGTCGTCGTCGAACCACCGGTTGTCGAACCACCGGTAGCTGAAGAACCGCCCGTAGTCGTCGATCCTCCCATGGTTGATCACCCACCCGTCGTCGAACCACCGGTAGCTGAAGAGCCGCCAGTAGTCGTCGATCCCCCGATGGTAGATCACCCACCCGTCGTCGAACCGCCGGTAGCTGAAGAACCACCCGTAGTTGTCGATCCTCCCATGGTTGATCACCCACCCGTCGTCGAACCACCGGTAGCTGAAGAGCCGCCAGTGGTTGTCGATCCCCCCGTGGTTGATCACCCGCCCGTCGTCGATCCACCGGTAGCTGAAGAGCCACCCGTGGTCGTCGATCCTCCCGTGGTTGCTTACCCACCTGTCGTCGAACCTCCGGTAGCTCAAGAGCCACCTGTGGTCGTCGATCCCCCCGTGGTTAATCATCCACCTGTCGTCGAGCCGCCGGTAGCTGAAGAGCCACCCGTGGTCGTCGATCCTCCTATGGTTGGCCAACCACCTGTCGAAGAGCCACCGGTAGCTGAAGAGCCGCCAGTGGTCGTCGATCCCCCCGTGGTTAACCAACCACCGGTCGCCGAACCACCGGTGGCTGAAGAGCCACCGGTGGTCGTCGATCCCCCCATGGATGGATATATAACCAATGGCGGAATGGATGACGGATCCGATGACGGATCCGATGACGAGGATGAGGACGAATATTGGCGAAACGGAAGCGAGCGGGCGAACGAATATCGCCGCAACGTTTTCGAATACCTGAAAGCCAACAAGCGTGGCGGATCGGGCGGCGATAAAGACAATCCGTTCGGCGGCTACTAA